The genomic DNA TGGCGTTTCATGTGTCCGACTTGGAGTAGCGCTCCTAAGCTGGAACTGCGGGCGCGCTTGTTCTCGTCACCGGCCTTGTGACTTGGGGATGGCATGGTCCGATACTGAAGACAGGTTTCGGGCGGCCGCCAGCCTGCCTTGCCTTGTCACGCAGAGATAGGATGGTCCGATGCTGCGGACAGATTGGTTCTTTAGGCGAGAGGATTACCAGCGGGTGAGGACGACGTGCTTGCAGAGTGACAGGTGGATTGTCAGGTCGCTCAAGTTTCGAGAATTGGCGCGGAGGTCATACGAAGAAGGCAGTCATGATTTTGCAAGCTTCTTCGCTCAGCAGGCTGTCGAGTTCTATGTGAAAGGTCTTCTGATTCGACGGATTGGGGCGAAGGTGTATTCCCACTCGCTTGTGGTGCTGATTGACACTCTTGCGGAGTCGGGTGTTTCTGTGCCGTCGTCGGTGAGGGACTGCATTGAGAGGCTTGGGGAGCACTACATACAGGCTCGCTATCCGGATGCACGGATGACGGACTATAGTCAGTCGGAAGCCAGAGAAGCTCTTCGATGCATGGAGGTGACATTGGATTTCCTTGCCACGGTTGGTTAGGTCGCTCGTCGAGAGGGAAGGGCGGCTCACCGAAGGTTTCGAGGACTTTGTGTGCAGTCTTGGTAAGACGCCGGGGATAAGGTCAGCGGCGGTGCTCTATGGCTCTCGGGCTGATGGTACCGCTAGTCTGCTGAGTGACTTTGACTTGTTGTGGATAGTTGAAGGTGAACCCGACCGTGACGCTATCCGGAGAGAGGCAGTTCGGCGCGGTGTTGACCTCTTCTTGGTCACCGTCAGCGAGCTGAATAACGCACTTGAGAATCACAACAGCATAGTCTTGGATGCGCTGACTCGCGGCCGGGTCCTGTTTGACACATTGGACATGATACCATCTCTCAAGGAGCAGGTCCGACGACTGATTGAGGCGCATGGACTTGTAAGGACCGAGGTTGGATGGACCAGCGTTATTCGCCAGTGATGCTGTCTGAATGCCTACTGCGTGTTGATCACCCCAATGGTGCCACAGGCGATGATGGTGAACCGCACTTGAGGCTGCAATGTCCGCTCACCATGACACTCTTTGTCCTTGGGTCATGCATCTCGTGCTCGAATCTGCTGAGCACATCAGCCAGTCACGCGGTCTTTGGAGTCGTGTCTGTCTCCAGCCTCACTTGCGAGTCTTCCTGAAATTGTGTGTGAGTGCCATCTTCTCAAGAAGAAACGGATGAGTGTCGCTTATAGCCTCTTGCAGCAGAGAGAGGAATGCAATGTGGCGCATTCTTCGACCTGACTCATCGAGGGTCTGGAAAAACCCCGAGGTGACTAGGCGTCTCTCTCGCTACAGCGGAATCATAAACGGTCGGTATTATGCCAAGTATCTCTTGACACGGGGCGTTCCTGTTTCAATCGATCTGGACACGTCGGAAGGGGAGCTCTGGGTGGAACACGACAGGCTTTCGCGGGACTTCAGAAGCGTTCTGTCCGCGGCCGACAGTGCAGGCTCGAACACATCCCCGCTCGAGACCGAAGAGCCGAGCTTTCTGTCGCTCAAATCCGAGCTTGCCCGGAGAATCCTGAGTTCCTGTCACTTCTGCGAGCGCAAGTGTGGAACAGACCGGACGCGCGACGAGAGGGGTTGGTGCAAGCTGGGCGAGGATTCCCGCGTGTCTTCCGCTTTCCTCCACACAGGCGAGGAGGCCCCCCTCATACCCAGCGGTACCATCTTCTTCGCCTCATGTTGCTTCGGCTGCGTCTTCTGCCAAAACGCGGACATCTCTACCAACCCGCGGTCGGGGCGCCTCGTCACCCCCGCCCAGCTGGCCGAAGTTGCCGAGTCGTTGCACGCCGAGGGCGCCATCAACATCAACTATGTTGGCGGCGACCCAATACCCAACACCCATACGATTCTGGCCTCCATGCTCCATCAGCGCGCGAACGTCACGCAGCTATGGAATTCCAACCTCTACTGCTCGGAGGACACCATGCGCATGTTAGGGGAGGTGATTGACGTGTGGCTTCCGGACTTCAAGTACGGGAACGATGAGTGTGCCGAGCGTCTTTCGGGTGTGAAGAGATACTTCGAGGTCGTCTCAAGGAACCACCTGTTGGCATATCAGTCAGGCGAGGTCATCATCCGACACCTAGTCATGCCTAACCACATCGAGTGCTGCACGTTCCCCATACTAGAGTGGGTGGCGAAGAACATGCCTGAGTGCATGGTGAACATCATGGGCCAGTACCGACCTGAACACAGAGTCCTGTCCCGCTCAAGGGACTACCCTGACATTGCGCGGCGCGTCAGCAGCGAGGAGATGAGAATGGCCTACGAGCGTGCTACCGAGTTGGGTGTCTGCTGGGAACCGGTCAGTTAAAACACAAGCTGTTCGCGTCCGGGTACATCTCTGGTCCCCGTAAGTGAGGACTGACTCACCATCACCGCACGGCGATGTGAGACCTGCAGTCTCTCTTCAATCAGTCTCAGTCCCATCACATGAGGTCTCCTTCTGCGGTCTGTTCTTATACTTGAGAGAGGGCCATCTTGCTAGTATGTTTCAATTCTCGCAATACTCGTGATCCTGCCAGAGGCCGGTCACGGTACAGGCCAAATGGCCGCGGCTGGTGGCTAGTCCAGAAGCGCCAACCAATCTACCTGATCTCCCAGTATGAACAGGTGCCGTTACGCATCTTCGTGTCCCGGTGGTAGTCACACCAGACATAGCTGGACGAGACCATGGTGCCATCGGGTTTCCTTGACCTTGCATGAGCACATTCACCACATACTTTCGCCATGTCTATCCCACGTATGCAGTTTTCCTGGTGTCATATGAATCTTCCATGTTTCATTATCACGAGTCCCAGCCTAGTGGAGCACAATTCGCAATGTTCTAATGCACAGGTCTGCTCTCCTCATCTGACCAATCATGTGCCTAGCAGTGCCCGGACTCGTGGCATCACTTGACGGAGACTTCGCAGAGGTGGACTTTGGGG from Candidatus Thorarchaeota archaeon includes the following:
- a CDS encoding radical SAM protein, which translates into the protein MWRILRPDSSRVWKNPEVTRRLSRYSGIINGRYYAKYLLTRGVPVSIDLDTSEGELWVEHDRLSRDFRSVLSAADSAGSNTSPLETEEPSFLSLKSELARRILSSCHFCERKCGTDRTRDERGWCKLGEDSRVSSAFLHTGEEAPLIPSGTIFFASCCFGCVFCQNADISTNPRSGRLVTPAQLAEVAESLHAEGAININYVGGDPIPNTHTILASMLHQRANVTQLWNSNLYCSEDTMRMLGEVIDVWLPDFKYGNDECAERLSGVKRYFEVVSRNHLLAYQSGEVIIRHLVMPNHIECCTFPILEWVAKNMPECMVNIMGQYRPEHRVLSRSRDYPDIARRVSSEEMRMAYERATELGVCWEPVS
- a CDS encoding nucleotidyltransferase domain-containing protein; this encodes MPRLVRSLVEREGRLTEGFEDFVCSLGKTPGIRSAAVLYGSRADGTASLLSDFDLLWIVEGEPDRDAIRREAVRRGVDLFLVTVSELNNALENHNSIVLDALTRGRVLFDTLDMIPSLKEQVRRLIEAHGLVRTEVGWTSVIRQ
- a CDS encoding HEPN domain-containing protein, producing the protein MVRSLKFRELARRSYEEGSHDFASFFAQQAVEFYVKGLLIRRIGAKVYSHSLVVLIDTLAESGVSVPSSVRDCIERLGEHYIQARYPDARMTDYSQSEAREALRCMEVTLDFLATVG